A window of Equus caballus isolate H_3958 breed thoroughbred chromosome 10, TB-T2T, whole genome shotgun sequence contains these coding sequences:
- the ZNF568 gene encoding zinc finger protein 568 isoform X3 gives MLENYSNLVTVGYEVTKPDVIFKLEQEEEPWVVEEEMFGSHCPEVWEVDEHIKKQQETLVRKVASISKKTLVKENVIEYKKVTKIFPLSSDIVTSRQSFCECDSLDKGLEDNLDLLNYEKACVTEKNYECNKYGKPFYHCSSHVVTPFKCNQCGQDFSHKFDLIRHERIHAGEKPYECKDCGKAFSRKENLITHQKIHTGEKPYKCDECGKAFIQMSNLIRHQRIHTGEKPYACKDCWKAFSQKSNLIEHERIHTGEKPYECKECRKSFSQKQNLIEHEKIHTGEKPYACNECGRAFSRMSSVTLHMRSHTGEKPYKCNKCGKAFSQCSVFIIHMRSHTGEKPYICSECGKAFSQSSSLTVHMRNHTSEKPYECNECGKAFSRKENLITHQKIHTGEKPYECNECGKAFIQMSNLIRHQRIHTGEKPYACTVCGKAFSQKSNLTEHEKIHTGEKPYHCNQCGKAFCQRQNLLEHEKIHTGEKPFKCNECGKAFSRISSLTLHVRSHTGEKPYECNKCGKAFSQCSLLIIHMRSHTGEKPFECNECGKAFSQRASLSIHKRGHTGEKRREY, from the coding sequence AAGTTTGGGAAGTTGATGAGCACATCAAGAAGCAACAGGAAACACTTGTGAGGAAAGTCGCATCCATCTCCAAGAAAACTCTGGTCAAGGAAAATGTCATTGAATataaaaaagttacaaaaatatttcctctgagCTCAGACATTGTTACTTCAAGACAAAGCTTCTGTGAATGTGACTCACTTGATAAGGGTTTGGAAGATAATTTAGACTTACTTAATTATGAGAAGGCCTGTGtaacagagaaaaattatgaatGTAATAAGTATGGGAAACCATTTTACCATTGTTCATCCCATGTCGTAACCCCCTTTAAGTGTAATCAGTGTGGACAAGATTTCAGCCATAAATTTGACCTCATCAGGCATGAGAGAATTCAtgctggagagaaaccctatgaatgtaaggactGTGGAAAAGCCTTCAGCAGAAAGGAAAATCTTATTACACATCAAAAAATTCATACTGGGGAAAAACCATATAAGTGTGATGAATGTGGAAAAGCTTTCATTCAGATGTCAAACCTTATTAGAcaccagagaattcatactggggaGAAGCCGTATGCATGTAAAGATTGTTGGAAAGCCTTCAGTCAGAAGTCAAATCTCATTGAACAtgagagaattcatactggagaaaaaccctatgaatgtaaggaatgtagAAAATCCTTCAGCCAAAAGCAGAATCTTATTGAGCATGAGAAAATTCATACTGGGGAGAAACCTTATGCATGCAATGAATGTGGTAGAGCTTTTTCGCGAATGTCATCTGTTACTCTACACATGAGAagtcacacaggagagaaaccttataaatgtaataaatgtggaaaagccttctcTCAATGTTCAGTGTTTATTATACATATGAGAAGTCATACAGGTGAGAAACCCTACATatgtagtgaatgtgggaaagcattCTCTCAAAGTTCATCCCTTACTGTACATATGAGAAATCATACAtctgagaaaccctatgaatgtaacgaatgtgggaaagccttcagccggaaagaaaatctcattacacatcagaaaattcatactggagaaaaaccttatgaatgtaatgaatgtgggaaagcttttattcagATGTCAAACCTCATTCGAcaccagagaattcatactggggaGAAACCCTATGCATGTACAgtatgtgggaaagcctttagtcAGAAATCGAATCTCACTGAACATGAGaaaattcacactggagagaaaccttatcaTTGTAATCAGTGTGGAAAAGCTTTCTGTCAGAGACAAAATCTCCTTGAGCATGAAaaaattcatactggagagaaaccatttaaatgtaatgaatgtggtaAGGCCTTCTCTCGAATCTCATCCCTTACTCTTCATGTGAGAAGTCATACAGGGgagaaaccatatgaatgtaataaatgtggaaaagccttctcTCAGTGCTCGTTACTTATTATACATATGAGAagtcatactggtgagaaaccctttgaatgtaatgaatgtgggaaagccttctcTCAAAGAGCATCTCTTTCTATACATAAGAGAGGTCATACAGGTGAGAAACGCCGAGAGTACTAA
- the ZNF568 gene encoding zinc finger protein 568 isoform X4 has translation MLENYSNLVTVGYEVTKPDVIFKLEQEEEPWVVEEEMFGSHCPVWEVDEHIKKQQETLVRKVASISKKTLVKENVIEYKKVTKIFPLSSDIVTSRQSFCECDSLDKGLEDNLDLLNYEKACVTEKNYECNKYGKPFYHCSSHVVTPFKCNQCGQDFSHKFDLIRHERIHAGEKPYECKDCGKAFSRKENLITHQKIHTGEKPYKCDECGKAFIQMSNLIRHQRIHTGEKPYACKDCWKAFSQKSNLIEHERIHTGEKPYECKECRKSFSQKQNLIEHEKIHTGEKPYACNECGRAFSRMSSVTLHMRSHTGEKPYKCNKCGKAFSQCSVFIIHMRSHTGEKPYICSECGKAFSQSSSLTVHMRNHTSEKPYECNECGKAFSRKENLITHQKIHTGEKPYECNECGKAFIQMSNLIRHQRIHTGEKPYACTVCGKAFSQKSNLTEHEKIHTGEKPYHCNQCGKAFCQRQNLLEHEKIHTGEKPFKCNECGKAFSRISSLTLHVRSHTGEKPYECNKCGKAFSQCSLLIIHMRSHTGEKPFECNECGKAFSQRASLSIHKRGHTGEKRREY, from the coding sequence TTTGGGAAGTTGATGAGCACATCAAGAAGCAACAGGAAACACTTGTGAGGAAAGTCGCATCCATCTCCAAGAAAACTCTGGTCAAGGAAAATGTCATTGAATataaaaaagttacaaaaatatttcctctgagCTCAGACATTGTTACTTCAAGACAAAGCTTCTGTGAATGTGACTCACTTGATAAGGGTTTGGAAGATAATTTAGACTTACTTAATTATGAGAAGGCCTGTGtaacagagaaaaattatgaatGTAATAAGTATGGGAAACCATTTTACCATTGTTCATCCCATGTCGTAACCCCCTTTAAGTGTAATCAGTGTGGACAAGATTTCAGCCATAAATTTGACCTCATCAGGCATGAGAGAATTCAtgctggagagaaaccctatgaatgtaaggactGTGGAAAAGCCTTCAGCAGAAAGGAAAATCTTATTACACATCAAAAAATTCATACTGGGGAAAAACCATATAAGTGTGATGAATGTGGAAAAGCTTTCATTCAGATGTCAAACCTTATTAGAcaccagagaattcatactggggaGAAGCCGTATGCATGTAAAGATTGTTGGAAAGCCTTCAGTCAGAAGTCAAATCTCATTGAACAtgagagaattcatactggagaaaaaccctatgaatgtaaggaatgtagAAAATCCTTCAGCCAAAAGCAGAATCTTATTGAGCATGAGAAAATTCATACTGGGGAGAAACCTTATGCATGCAATGAATGTGGTAGAGCTTTTTCGCGAATGTCATCTGTTACTCTACACATGAGAagtcacacaggagagaaaccttataaatgtaataaatgtggaaaagccttctcTCAATGTTCAGTGTTTATTATACATATGAGAAGTCATACAGGTGAGAAACCCTACATatgtagtgaatgtgggaaagcattCTCTCAAAGTTCATCCCTTACTGTACATATGAGAAATCATACAtctgagaaaccctatgaatgtaacgaatgtgggaaagccttcagccggaaagaaaatctcattacacatcagaaaattcatactggagaaaaaccttatgaatgtaatgaatgtgggaaagcttttattcagATGTCAAACCTCATTCGAcaccagagaattcatactggggaGAAACCCTATGCATGTACAgtatgtgggaaagcctttagtcAGAAATCGAATCTCACTGAACATGAGaaaattcacactggagagaaaccttatcaTTGTAATCAGTGTGGAAAAGCTTTCTGTCAGAGACAAAATCTCCTTGAGCATGAAaaaattcatactggagagaaaccatttaaatgtaatgaatgtggtaAGGCCTTCTCTCGAATCTCATCCCTTACTCTTCATGTGAGAAGTCATACAGGGgagaaaccatatgaatgtaataaatgtggaaaagccttctcTCAGTGCTCGTTACTTATTATACATATGAGAagtcatactggtgagaaaccctttgaatgtaatgaatgtgggaaagccttctcTCAAAGAGCATCTCTTTCTATACATAAGAGAGGTCATACAGGTGAGAAACGCCGAGAGTACTAA